One Oligoflexus sp. genomic window carries:
- a CDS encoding SDR family NAD(P)-dependent oxidoreductase, which yields MAIITSEFNFHSTAEDVSEGVDLHGKVAIVTGAGSGIGVETARVLALRGAEVTLLMRNLDSAAAIVDTMKKQTRNQKIDFHYLDLAKFDTIKNFVARWDKPLHLLIHNAGVMASPEARTASGIELQFATNHLGHFLLANGLKKFMIDAGGARIVCVSSTGHLFSPVVFDDINFMFRPYEAFAAYGQSKSAVNLFAVGATERWSRYGIYANALNPGAIATNLQRHVGNALRSPPDLHKTVAQGAATSLFVSTSPLVEGVGGKYFNDSNEAQLVDRKPDNPGEMTRSVAPYSLDKGNALRLWDLSIDFISREFSQATLNEWMG from the coding sequence ATGGCTATTATAACTTCAGAGTTTAATTTCCACTCAACGGCTGAGGATGTATCTGAAGGGGTGGACCTTCATGGCAAGGTAGCGATCGTTACTGGAGCTGGCTCGGGGATCGGCGTGGAAACTGCCCGAGTGCTGGCTCTTCGAGGCGCTGAAGTCACCTTGCTTATGCGTAACCTGGATTCCGCCGCGGCAATCGTCGATACCATGAAGAAGCAAACTCGGAATCAGAAAATAGACTTTCACTATCTGGATCTAGCGAAGTTCGACACCATAAAGAATTTTGTGGCCAGGTGGGATAAGCCGCTTCATTTACTGATCCACAATGCAGGTGTGATGGCTTCACCGGAAGCGCGTACAGCGAGCGGGATCGAGTTGCAGTTTGCTACGAATCACTTGGGACATTTTCTTCTCGCGAACGGCCTGAAAAAATTTATGATTGATGCCGGCGGGGCGCGCATTGTCTGCGTTAGTTCTACCGGGCATTTATTTTCTCCGGTCGTATTTGATGATATTAACTTCATGTTTCGTCCCTATGAAGCTTTCGCTGCTTATGGCCAATCCAAATCGGCTGTCAACTTATTTGCAGTAGGCGCGACTGAAAGGTGGAGCAGGTACGGCATCTACGCGAATGCTCTCAATCCAGGCGCTATCGCAACGAACCTGCAGCGACACGTGGGAAATGCCCTGCGATCACCCCCTGATCTCCATAAAACCGTTGCTCAAGGGGCTGCGACATCCCTATTCGTCTCTACGTCACCACTCGTTGAAGGTGTTGGCGGCAAATATTTTAATGATTCGAATGAAGCTCAGCTGGTTGATCGGAAACCCGACAATCCAGGGGAAATGACCAGGAGTGTTGCCCCCTACTCCTTGGATAAGGGTAACGCGCTGCGGTTATGGGACCTGTCCATCGACTTTATTTCGAGGGAATTTTCTCAGGCTACGCTTAATGAATGGATGGGTTAA
- a CDS encoding energy transducer TonB, with amino-acid sequence MRYVISGLVGFVVTLVISLPVQHLMQIKEARASSLGNAKFKARAGARAMNELLVDVPPLAGGTDPKEPRIKFMPQYPSEAAELQLEGFVVLSFNVGPDGSVQNLKVVESEPPQVFDKAAKRAVSRWNFRPAPPGKDGKDVASNLENEQKLRLNFNLKKALASEDSSAPSL; translated from the coding sequence ATGAGATACGTGATAAGCGGTCTCGTTGGATTCGTTGTGACGCTTGTGATCAGTCTGCCGGTGCAGCATCTCATGCAGATCAAGGAAGCCCGAGCCTCTTCGTTAGGAAATGCCAAATTCAAAGCCCGAGCCGGCGCTCGTGCGATGAATGAGCTGTTGGTGGACGTTCCACCTTTGGCGGGTGGCACGGACCCAAAAGAACCGCGCATCAAGTTTATGCCGCAGTATCCCAGCGAAGCCGCAGAATTGCAGCTGGAAGGGTTTGTGGTGCTGAGCTTCAATGTTGGACCGGACGGATCGGTTCAAAACCTGAAGGTGGTTGAATCCGAACCTCCGCAGGTGTTTGACAAGGCCGCGAAACGGGCGGTTTCCCGCTGGAACTTCCGCCCGGCGCCTCCTGGAAAAGATGGTAAAGACGTAGCTTCCAACTTAGAGAATGAACAGAAGCTGCGACTGAACTTTAATCTTAAGAAGGCCCTCGCTTCTGAAGATTCCTCCGCTCCAAGCCTCTGA
- a CDS encoding response regulator, translating into MTKVLLCDDDQESVEVLESLLKKRGLQVIRPGSFLGINNLLDQASPDLLLLDMCLPDVSVVDVIHHARGRGIPVLAFSGMVSWKQEALDAGCDVFLEKPFSVRQVMEFIDSHARPL; encoded by the coding sequence ATGACCAAGGTTCTTCTTTGCGATGATGATCAGGAAAGCGTGGAAGTCCTTGAATCGCTTCTGAAAAAGCGGGGTCTTCAGGTCATTCGGCCCGGATCCTTCCTTGGAATCAATAATCTGCTGGACCAGGCGAGCCCGGACCTGCTTCTTTTGGATATGTGCCTGCCGGATGTCTCGGTGGTGGATGTTATCCATCATGCCCGTGGCCGGGGAATCCCGGTTCTGGCGTTCTCAGGCATGGTGAGCTGGAAGCAGGAAGCCCTGGACGCGGGCTGTGACGTATTCCTGGAAAAGCCCTTCAGCGTGCGGCAGGTCATGGAGTTTATCGACAGCCATGCCCGGCCCTTATAA